One window of Medicago truncatula cultivar Jemalong A17 chromosome 2, MtrunA17r5.0-ANR, whole genome shotgun sequence genomic DNA carries:
- the LOC11441279 gene encoding 28 kDa heat- and acid-stable phosphoprotein encodes MGRGKFKSKPTGRRQFSTQEDILAGTTSRPRTFRQKEAENEEEPEEVSGDESGEESDQETKKKKGTQGIIEIENPNLVKPKNLKARDVNVEKTTELSRREREEIEKQRAHERYMRLQEQGKTDQSKKDLERLALIRQQRAEAARKRNEEKAAKEQKKAEMAETRK; translated from the exons ATGGGAAGAGGAAAATTCAAGAGCAAGCCCACTGGTCGCCGCCAGTTTTCTACCCAGGAAGACATTC TTGCTGGAACCACTAGCCGTCCTCGAACTTTTAGACAG AAAGAAGCTGAGAATGAAGAGGAGCCCGAGGAAGTATCCGGGGATGAATCTGGAGAAGAGTCTGATCAAGAAACTAAA AAGAAAAAAGGAACTCAAGGGATTATTGAGATTGAAAATCCTAACTTGGTAAAGCCAAAGAACTTGAAAGCTAGAGATGTTAAT GTTGAAAAGACAACCGAACTTTCAAGGCGTGAAAG AGAGGAGATAGAGAAACAGAGAGCTCATGAACGCTATATGAGGCTTCAAGAGCAAGGAAAAACAGATCAATCAAAGAAAGATTTAG AACGATTAGCTCTTATACGTCAGCAAAGGGCAGAAGCTGCTAGAAAGCGAAATGAAGAGAAAGCTG CCAAAGAGCAGAAGAAGGCTGAAATGGCTGAAACACGCAAGTGA